A section of the Pedobacter sp. HDW13 genome encodes:
- a CDS encoding S41 family peptidase: protein MKNNKFNRLLIIGFLSLMVVTACKKSSIVPDEPVTPTTVTPAGTREELTKDSIFLYSKELYYWNTSLPTYEVFNPRSFGSNEAELYALTQYSNDPTTGKPYEYVSSSAEPKYSFFDYTAATSGKTGALKADVNGSANDYGFSINYSTTDDLRVKYVYPNSPAAQQGLTRGCRITSVNGRTSLSYSTANVSFLYNAILGTNASVSLVFTDLNNNTKSVVVSSASYTVNPILYTHVYTVGTKKVGYIVFNSFTNNATAGLNSAFANFATQGVSELVVDLRYNGGGYVSTATQIINLAAPIAQNGSIMFTSYYNSYLQNITTAQRKASILAHQPLLDDAGKLQTFTTGVNGKYATYADLNYSSTSADNIERFAKSGNLALSRIYFIVTGATASASELTINSLKPVMDVKLIGKTTYGKPVGFFPIRIDKLDMYIPEFETKNQAGAGGYYSGLTVDKDAYEDYKKDWGNETETYLYYALAYANTGAFPLTAPKTASLKTSTLPLSSSLSTEEIKSVDAHLDPNGFKGMIMTPHGKM from the coding sequence ATGAAAAATAATAAATTTAACAGGCTGTTAATAATTGGCTTTTTGAGCCTTATGGTAGTTACTGCCTGTAAAAAAAGCAGTATTGTACCCGATGAGCCCGTTACGCCGACTACAGTTACACCTGCAGGAACCCGTGAAGAGCTGACTAAAGATTCGATCTTTTTGTATTCCAAAGAACTATACTATTGGAATACATCGTTACCTACTTATGAGGTTTTTAATCCGCGTAGCTTTGGCTCAAATGAGGCCGAGCTTTATGCCCTGACCCAATACTCTAACGATCCGACAACCGGAAAGCCTTATGAATATGTGAGTAGTTCGGCAGAGCCCAAATATTCGTTTTTTGATTATACCGCGGCCACTTCCGGAAAAACAGGTGCTTTAAAGGCTGATGTAAATGGTTCGGCCAACGATTATGGCTTTTCAATAAATTACAGTACTACTGATGATTTAAGGGTAAAATATGTATACCCCAATTCTCCGGCTGCACAGCAGGGCTTAACCCGTGGCTGCAGGATAACGAGCGTAAATGGCCGTACCAGTCTCAGTTACAGCACTGCCAATGTAAGTTTTCTGTACAATGCTATTTTGGGCACAAATGCGAGTGTGAGTCTCGTTTTTACCGATTTAAATAATAACACCAAAAGCGTGGTCGTATCCAGCGCTTCCTATACAGTTAATCCAATCTTGTATACCCACGTATACACTGTTGGAACAAAAAAAGTAGGTTATATTGTTTTTAACAGCTTTACCAATAATGCAACCGCAGGTTTAAACAGTGCTTTTGCTAATTTTGCCACACAGGGTGTAAGTGAACTTGTTGTCGATTTACGTTATAATGGTGGAGGATATGTATCCACCGCCACCCAAATCATCAATCTGGCAGCACCTATTGCTCAAAATGGTAGCATCATGTTTACCTCTTATTACAACAGTTACTTACAAAATATTACTACTGCCCAGCGTAAAGCTTCTATTTTGGCTCACCAGCCTTTATTAGATGATGCAGGTAAATTGCAGACTTTTACTACAGGGGTTAATGGAAAATATGCCACCTATGCCGATTTAAATTATTCGTCAACCTCTGCCGATAATATAGAGCGTTTTGCAAAATCGGGTAACCTGGCTTTAAGCCGGATTTATTTTATCGTAACAGGGGCTACCGCTTCGGCGAGTGAGTTAACCATTAATAGTTTAAAGCCTGTAATGGATGTAAAACTGATTGGCAAAACTACTTATGGTAAGCCTGTAGGCTTTTTCCCGATCAGGATTGATAAACTCGATATGTATATTCCGGAGTTTGAAACCAAAAACCAGGCAGGTGCCGGAGGATATTATTCGGGATTAACAGTTGATAAAGATGCCTATGAAGATTATAAAAAAGATTGGGGCAATGAAACCGAAACTTATTTATATTATGCATTGGCTTATGCCAATACCGGTGCTTTTCCGCTTACTGCGCCAAAAACGGCAAGTTTAAAAACAAGTACTTTACCGCTTTCTTCAAGCTTATCAACAGAAGAAATTAAATCGGTTGATGCCCATTTAGACCCGAACGGATTTAAAGGAATGATAATGACCCCACATGGGAAAATGTAA
- a CDS encoding sulfatase-like hydrolase/transferase, with translation MLNYRAKNSRKHAFQKFFNGILGKMILTGLPLSFLSSLPCLVSAQQKPNVVLIYIDDLGYGDLSCYGATKIATPNVDLIAKRGLKFTNGHTTSATCTPSRYALMSGEYPWREKGRNILPGDAALILSTNKTSLPKVFKAAGYQTAIVGKWHLGLGDKVSKDWNGDISPGPNEIGFDYSFIFPATADRVPTVFMENHSVIGLEKGDSIEVDYGKKVGDEPTGKEHPELLKLPPQ, from the coding sequence ATGTTGAACTATAGAGCCAAAAACAGCCGCAAGCACGCATTTCAGAAATTTTTTAATGGTATATTAGGTAAAATGATTTTAACTGGTTTACCTCTCTCATTTTTAAGCAGTTTGCCTTGCCTTGTTTCTGCTCAGCAAAAGCCAAATGTTGTGCTTATTTACATAGATGATTTGGGCTACGGAGATTTAAGTTGTTACGGGGCTACAAAAATTGCTACACCAAATGTCGATCTTATTGCCAAAAGAGGCTTGAAATTTACAAATGGGCATACTACATCTGCTACCTGTACACCGTCGCGGTACGCATTAATGAGTGGCGAATATCCCTGGCGCGAAAAAGGCCGTAATATTTTGCCTGGTGATGCGGCACTAATCCTTTCGACCAATAAAACCAGTTTACCTAAAGTATTTAAAGCAGCAGGGTATCAAACGGCAATTGTGGGTAAATGGCATTTAGGTCTTGGTGATAAAGTAAGTAAAGACTGGAATGGTGATATCAGCCCAGGACCTAACGAAATTGGTTTTGATTATTCTTTTATTTTTCCAGCTACTGCAGATCGGGTGCCAACTGTATTTATGGAAAACCATAGTGTAATTGGTTTAGAAAAAGGTGATTCGATTGAGGTTGATTATGGTAAAAAGGTTGGCGATGAACCAACCGGAAAAGAGCATCCCGAGTTGTTAAAACTCCCTCCTCAGTAG
- a CDS encoding outer membrane beta-barrel family protein, whose amino-acid sequence MNRLFKTALFILFISGIQTALAQTTKVSGTITDKSNKALDYASVALIHLPDSASVALQATNQQGVYAFNDVKAGRYLIKALMMGYDKNQSASFEVKATTVKVPVIVLTDHSQNLKEVNIVSKMPVIDQKADRVIVNVEQMNTAGDNALEVISRSPGVKLDKDDNIVLKGKSGINVMIDGKMSYMSGQELTTYLKSLPGSVLSKIELISNPPASFDAAGTAGIINIKLKRNKMQGFNGNMNLGGGYGRYEKVYGGTNLNYNIGKVSTYLRLNAGHYNSYNRLTLNRSIGEEQYNQLNFWHPVTNSLNYSTGADYFMNEKHTLGIMVKGFTAPEETKVNSNSINYNAAGTKMGATSMFNPQSNTEKNHAFNINYRYKTDSLGGELGFDADYVRYDNSKNETFTNTYLDASDNVIGNPIDLRNMGMGNVAIYSVKADYTLNFNKTFKMETGWKSSWVKSQSDVRFDSLKTAGWINDARRTNQFLYHENINAIYLSSDQSFKNIQIKAGLRAEQTLGNGSSSGTNTLIDRKYWKLFPTVFVSLKIDSNNLLTAAYRKSINRPSYSSLNPFTFYSDPYTALQGNPLLQPSFANSFELNYSIKNFRVLTLSYSVNNGSMWEVVYQNDATKESISRPENLNRTTNFYMATGSPVDITKWWNNNTEVSAGFNRTQSAVQGNGFNAFSWNWSVMMDNTITLPKNYSLTTYAYYDSPSVSGLFQSLGSYQLNIGAKKTFWKKNATLALKVNDIFNTNSFRANLEYNNIKTYWRNEWESRRVNLSFTYKFGNMKIKTARSRSTGTSEEENRVGKN is encoded by the coding sequence ATGAACCGCTTATTTAAGACTGCTCTTTTTATATTATTTATTTCAGGCATTCAAACTGCCCTGGCGCAAACTACCAAGGTATCGGGAACAATCACCGATAAAAGCAACAAAGCTTTAGATTATGCATCAGTAGCACTGATCCACTTGCCCGATTCGGCTTCGGTTGCTTTACAGGCTACCAACCAGCAAGGCGTATACGCGTTTAATGATGTTAAGGCAGGCCGGTATTTAATCAAAGCATTGATGATGGGTTATGATAAAAATCAATCGGCAAGTTTTGAGGTAAAAGCAACCACTGTAAAAGTACCGGTGATTGTATTAACTGACCACTCGCAAAACTTAAAAGAAGTAAACATTGTATCCAAAATGCCGGTTATCGATCAAAAAGCCGACCGGGTAATTGTAAATGTAGAACAGATGAATACCGCGGGCGATAATGCTCTTGAAGTCATTAGCCGGTCGCCGGGTGTAAAGCTTGATAAGGACGATAATATTGTGTTAAAAGGTAAAAGCGGCATCAATGTGATGATTGATGGTAAAATGAGCTACATGAGCGGCCAGGAGTTAACCACTTACCTGAAATCGCTGCCTGGTTCGGTACTGAGTAAAATCGAGCTGATTTCTAACCCTCCTGCTTCTTTTGATGCAGCTGGCACCGCCGGGATTATCAACATTAAACTGAAAAGGAACAAAATGCAGGGTTTTAATGGCAACATGAACCTGGGCGGGGGTTATGGTCGTTACGAAAAGGTTTACGGAGGAACCAACCTCAACTACAATATTGGTAAGGTGAGTACCTATCTCCGTTTAAATGCTGGCCATTACAATTCTTACAACCGCTTAACCCTAAACCGCAGCATTGGCGAAGAACAATATAACCAGCTTAATTTCTGGCATCCGGTTACCAATAGCCTCAACTACTCTACCGGAGCCGATTATTTTATGAACGAGAAGCATACTTTAGGTATAATGGTAAAAGGCTTTACTGCTCCTGAAGAAACCAAAGTAAACAGCAACTCGATTAATTACAATGCTGCAGGCACAAAAATGGGTGCAACATCGATGTTTAATCCGCAATCCAATACAGAGAAAAACCATGCTTTTAACATCAATTACCGCTATAAAACCGATAGTTTAGGCGGCGAGCTGGGCTTTGATGCTGATTACGTGCGTTACGATAACAGCAAAAACGAAACCTTTACCAACACCTACCTCGATGCAAGCGATAATGTGATTGGCAATCCTATCGATTTACGCAATATGGGAATGGGCAATGTAGCCATCTATTCGGTAAAGGCCGACTATACTTTAAACTTTAATAAAACATTTAAAATGGAAACCGGCTGGAAAAGCAGCTGGGTAAAATCGCAGAGCGATGTGCGTTTCGATTCGTTAAAAACGGCGGGATGGATTAATGATGCTCGACGTACAAACCAGTTTTTATATCACGAAAACATCAATGCCATCTACCTTTCATCGGATCAGAGTTTCAAAAATATACAAATCAAGGCAGGTCTTCGGGCCGAACAAACGCTGGGAAATGGTAGCTCATCGGGTACCAATACGCTAATCGACAGAAAATACTGGAAGCTTTTTCCAACCGTTTTTGTTTCATTAAAAATTGATTCGAACAACCTGCTTACCGCGGCTTACCGAAAAAGCATTAACCGCCCTTCGTACAGCAGCTTAAATCCCTTTACTTTCTATAGCGATCCTTACACCGCATTACAAGGGAACCCTTTGTTACAACCTTCTTTTGCAAACAGTTTCGAATTGAATTATTCGATCAAAAATTTCAGGGTGTTAACTTTAAGCTATTCGGTTAACAATGGTTCGATGTGGGAAGTGGTGTATCAGAACGATGCTACTAAAGAAAGTATATCGAGACCCGAAAACCTGAACCGCACTACCAATTTTTACATGGCCACGGGTAGTCCGGTTGATATAACCAAATGGTGGAACAACAATACCGAGGTTTCGGCTGGATTTAACCGCACACAATCGGCAGTGCAGGGAAATGGCTTTAATGCTTTTTCGTGGAACTGGTCGGTAATGATGGATAACACCATTACTTTACCTAAAAACTATAGCTTAACTACTTATGCCTATTACGATTCGCCCTCGGTTTCGGGTTTGTTTCAGAGTTTAGGCAGTTACCAGTTAAATATTGGTGCTAAAAAAACATTCTGGAAAAAGAATGCAACACTTGCTTTAAAGGTTAATGATATTTTTAATACGAATTCTTTTAGGGCAAACCTGGAATACAACAACATTAAAACTTACTGGAGAAATGAATGGGAAAGCCGTAGAGTAAACTTAAGTTTCACTTATAAGTTCGGCAATATGAAAATAAAAACTGCCCGTAGCAGAAGTACAGGTACCAGCGAAGAGGAAAACAGGGTGGGCAAAAATTAA
- a CDS encoding DUF1801 domain-containing protein, which produces MSIVKVKAFMDTLDHPLKKEMEKVIEIITAASPKIESDIKWGGPSFKYKEDMATLNPKIKNYVVVVFHKASLLNNDFGFLEEQTKGKAYAKFYTMADVEQHTEALTKAVNAWINLMETSK; this is translated from the coding sequence ATGAGTATTGTAAAAGTTAAGGCGTTTATGGATACGCTGGATCATCCTTTAAAAAAGGAAATGGAAAAGGTAATCGAAATAATTACAGCTGCCAGCCCAAAAATAGAAAGCGATATTAAATGGGGTGGACCAAGCTTTAAGTATAAAGAGGATATGGCCACCTTAAACCCCAAAATAAAAAACTATGTAGTTGTAGTTTTTCATAAGGCCTCGTTACTGAACAATGATTTTGGCTTTTTAGAAGAACAAACCAAAGGAAAGGCTTACGCCAAATTTTACACGATGGCCGATGTAGAGCAGCATACTGAAGCACTCACAAAAGCTGTAAATGCCTGGATAAACTTAATGGAAACCAGTAAATAA
- a CDS encoding alpha/beta fold hydrolase, with protein MKRLKQLIGDLKQQPDKPDEALMREFIFYSPKMPLRQHQEQLIAESKQFSLPVFDTYFTRSEISINCFSWGKGKRKVLLTHGWASKALDFYELIVELLKNDDLEIIAFDAPGNGSSVSEFSNLMLYADSVKSIALNYAQPDILIGHSLGGMANVIALQELGIQPELLISIAPLIRLKENFEQSLDSVSITSKDQEVFFTNFEQEFPVPASYFNLTSLYQLKNDTNHFLAFDPEDHISPYSFLQEFLIQNPAIVAQSFEHVGHYKILKSVDVIEDIAQRIQIQS; from the coding sequence TTGAAAAGGCTAAAGCAATTAATTGGTGATTTGAAGCAGCAGCCGGATAAGCCCGATGAGGCTTTAATGCGCGAGTTTATTTTTTATTCACCTAAAATGCCGTTACGCCAGCACCAGGAACAGCTGATAGCGGAATCAAAACAATTTAGTCTACCGGTTTTCGACACCTATTTTACCCGTTCCGAAATCAGTATCAACTGTTTTAGCTGGGGTAAGGGCAAACGGAAAGTATTGCTTACCCATGGCTGGGCTTCTAAGGCATTGGATTTCTACGAACTTATTGTCGAGCTGTTAAAAAACGACGATCTGGAGATAATCGCTTTTGATGCACCCGGAAACGGAAGTTCTGTTTCTGAATTTTCGAACCTGATGCTTTATGCCGATTCGGTTAAATCGATAGCGCTCAATTATGCACAGCCTGATATACTCATTGGTCACTCACTGGGCGGAATGGCCAATGTTATTGCCCTGCAGGAGTTGGGTATACAACCAGAACTACTGATTAGTATTGCACCTTTAATCAGGCTCAAAGAGAATTTTGAACAAAGTCTCGATTCAGTTAGCATTACCAGCAAAGACCAGGAAGTTTTCTTTACCAATTTTGAACAAGAGTTCCCGGTTCCGGCAAGTTATTTTAACCTAACCAGTTTATACCAGTTAAAAAACGATACCAATCATTTCCTGGCTTTCGATCCCGAAGACCATATTTCACCCTATTCTTTTTTGCAGGAGTTTTTAATTCAAAACCCTGCAATTGTAGCTCAGTCATTCG
- a CDS encoding nucleoside triphosphate pyrophosphohydrolase family protein has protein sequence MQETNSLNQVAEFHTTFKHPILENPVIPSKQRANLRISLLTEELKELQEAVENDDLVEVADALCDLQYVLAGAIHEFGLGGKFKTLFDEVHRSNMSKACKTVEEAENTIQFYLDKDGTESYYKEIDGLFLVFRKSDDKTLKSINYSPADLKSHLIY, from the coding sequence ATGCAAGAAACCAATTCACTTAACCAGGTTGCCGAATTCCACACTACTTTTAAACACCCTATTCTCGAAAACCCGGTTATTCCATCTAAGCAAAGAGCTAACCTGCGTATTTCGCTTTTGACCGAGGAGCTGAAAGAATTACAGGAAGCAGTAGAAAACGATGATCTGGTAGAAGTTGCCGATGCACTGTGCGATTTACAGTATGTTTTGGCCGGTGCTATACACGAATTTGGCCTGGGCGGAAAATTTAAAACTTTATTTGATGAGGTGCATCGCTCTAACATGAGCAAGGCCTGCAAAACTGTAGAAGAGGCCGAAAATACCATTCAGTTCTACTTAGATAAGGACGGAACAGAGTCTTACTACAAAGAAATCGATGGATTGTTTCTGGTATTCCGCAAATCGGACGACAAGACTTTGAAATCGATCAATTATTCTCCGGCAGATTTAAAATCGCATTTAATTTACTAA
- a CDS encoding GNAT family N-acetyltransferase — MAITIRKIVAEDNEATAEMIRTILREFKIDKPGTVYTDPTTDQLSRLFEQAGSAYWIAEEDGEIIGGCGIYPTDGLPEGCVELVKLYTAASARGKGVGRMLMEKSIESAQHFGYNEVYLESFPELTTAISMYQKAGFVKLPAPLGNSGHFACNVWMLLVL, encoded by the coding sequence ATGGCCATTACAATAAGGAAGATAGTAGCAGAAGATAATGAGGCTACTGCAGAAATGATCAGGACAATTTTACGCGAATTTAAAATAGACAAGCCTGGTACCGTTTATACCGACCCAACAACCGACCAGTTGTCTCGGTTATTTGAACAGGCTGGATCAGCTTACTGGATTGCCGAAGAGGATGGAGAGATTATAGGAGGTTGCGGCATTTATCCAACCGATGGCTTGCCTGAAGGTTGTGTAGAATTGGTTAAACTTTACACTGCTGCATCGGCAAGGGGAAAAGGAGTTGGCAGGATGCTGATGGAGAAAAGTATCGAATCGGCACAACACTTTGGTTATAACGAAGTATATCTCGAATCATTTCCGGAGCTTACAACAGCCATAAGCATGTATCAAAAAGCAGGTTTTGTTAAACTTCCTGCTCCTTTAGGCAATTCAGGACACTTTGCCTGCAATGTGTGGATGTTGCTGGTATTGTAG
- a CDS encoding sulfatase-like hydrolase/transferase, translated as MKGGKKARWTDEELAPTFLTKAMQFIEKNQKKPFFLYYALNDIHVPRMPATMFKGKSEMGYRGDAILEMDWAVGEITKQLDELGLTKNTIIIFSSDNGPVLDDGYADEAIAKQNGHLPAGPLRGAKTSVYEGGTRVPFIVSWPEKIKPGQSDALVNQIDLLASFAGYFKVPIKNGEAGDSENQFAAFTGADRVGRKMMIEEGYNNLAVVKGNWKYIAPFGKNGDQLFDLKADIGEKNNVVAKFPEKVSELKSLLATETSKK; from the coding sequence ATGAAAGGAGGCAAAAAAGCGAGGTGGACAGATGAAGAACTTGCCCCAACTTTTCTGACCAAAGCGATGCAGTTCATTGAAAAAAATCAGAAAAAACCTTTCTTTTTGTATTATGCGCTAAATGATATCCATGTTCCGCGTATGCCTGCTACCATGTTTAAAGGAAAGAGCGAGATGGGATACAGAGGCGATGCCATACTGGAAATGGATTGGGCGGTAGGTGAAATTACCAAGCAGTTAGATGAATTGGGTTTAACCAAAAACACCATTATTATTTTTAGTAGCGATAACGGGCCTGTATTGGATGATGGTTATGCAGACGAAGCTATTGCTAAACAAAACGGGCATTTGCCTGCGGGACCATTAAGAGGAGCTAAAACGAGTGTTTATGAAGGTGGTACGAGAGTTCCGTTTATTGTTTCATGGCCAGAAAAAATTAAACCCGGGCAGTCTGATGCACTGGTTAACCAGATAGATTTGCTGGCCTCTTTTGCAGGCTATTTTAAGGTACCCATTAAAAATGGGGAGGCTGGCGATAGTGAAAATCAATTTGCTGCATTTACGGGAGCAGATCGGGTAGGGCGGAAAATGATGATAGAAGAGGGATACAATAATCTGGCTGTAGTAAAAGGCAATTGGAAATATATTGCCCCATTTGGCAAAAATGGCGATCAGTTGTTCGATTTAAAGGCTGATATTGGGGAAAAAAATAATGTTGTGGCTAAATTTCCAGAAAAGGTGAGTGAACTAAAGTCTTTACTTGCTACAGAGACAAGTAAAAAATAG
- a CDS encoding SRPBCC domain-containing protein, with product MEKIEFKTTINASAEKVWDILFGVESYPKWTSVFAEGSSVETDWKKGSRAVFGDGKGQGMVAVIAENIPNQFMSIKHVGEIKDGKEVVHDWGESLENYTLKEKDGLTELTIDMNIIDEWKDYFNETWPAALKKVKGMSESEYHVET from the coding sequence ATGGAAAAGATTGAATTTAAAACCACAATTAATGCCAGTGCCGAAAAAGTTTGGGATATACTGTTCGGTGTGGAAAGCTATCCTAAATGGACTTCGGTTTTTGCTGAAGGATCGTCAGTAGAAACCGACTGGAAAAAAGGAAGCAGAGCAGTATTTGGGGATGGTAAAGGACAAGGAATGGTGGCGGTTATTGCAGAGAACATCCCCAATCAATTTATGTCCATCAAGCACGTGGGCGAGATAAAAGACGGTAAAGAAGTAGTGCATGATTGGGGTGAATCGCTGGAGAATTATACCTTAAAAGAAAAAGACGGGCTCACAGAACTCACTATTGATATGAACATTATCGACGAATGGAAGGATTATTTTAATGAAACCTGGCCTGCGGCTTTAAAAAAGGTAAAAGGCATGTCAGAAAGTGAATACCATGTGGAAACCTAA
- a CDS encoding sensor histidine kinase yields MYLKWFGFHNYAEGTTAWHYISDNIYWSLAFIVVPAAVYGIEKSFLAERMNLKLKDEVVKAELSFLKSQINPHFLYNTLNYVYSLAIPVSDKLANAVLRLSDLMRYTLNDSPDGKVSLDKEVGYLESYVELFKMRFEPNFYVTFTTEGIGDQKIAALILIPFVENAFKHGAVNDEAQPVRIKLKVQQKRLSFEVSNKISHAQKDHSSGVGMVNVHRRLDLIYPDKHELLVSNNGNTYKSTLILNL; encoded by the coding sequence TTGTATTTAAAATGGTTCGGTTTTCATAACTATGCCGAAGGTACAACGGCCTGGCACTATATTTCTGATAACATTTATTGGAGTTTAGCCTTTATTGTAGTTCCTGCTGCGGTTTATGGGATAGAAAAAAGCTTTTTGGCCGAACGGATGAACCTTAAACTCAAAGACGAAGTGGTAAAAGCAGAACTATCTTTTTTAAAATCGCAGATTAACCCACATTTTTTGTACAATACCTTAAATTATGTGTATTCGCTGGCCATTCCTGTTTCGGATAAACTGGCTAATGCGGTTTTGCGACTATCTGATTTGATGCGCTATACTTTAAACGATAGCCCGGATGGCAAAGTGAGTTTGGATAAAGAAGTAGGCTACTTAGAGAGTTATGTAGAGCTGTTCAAGATGCGTTTCGAGCCTAATTTTTATGTTACGTTTACAACTGAGGGCATTGGCGACCAGAAAATTGCTGCACTGATACTGATTCCCTTTGTCGAAAATGCATTTAAGCACGGCGCGGTAAACGATGAAGCACAACCGGTACGCATTAAGCTTAAAGTACAGCAGAAACGACTGAGTTTTGAGGTCAGCAATAAGATCAGTCACGCACAAAAAGACCACAGCAGTGGGGTAGGTATGGTAAACGTACACCGTAGGCTGGATCTGATTTATCCTGATAAGCACGAACTGTTGGTTTCTAACAACGGCAATACCTATAAAAGTACGTTGATTTTAAATTTGTAG
- a CDS encoding LytTR family DNA-binding domain-containing protein has protein sequence MIRCLAVDDESYASDIISAFINKTPFLELVGTTTNAFEALNMVQEGKVDLVFLDIQMPELTGIQFLKICGGKCKVILTTAYPEYALEGFELDVVDYLLKPISYERFYKAAQKAQQILAPVPTAQPEVIQQPAPGNDFIFIKGDTKNKFIKVNYDDILYIEGLKNYVSVYTATQRIITYQALRELETQLPKPPFYRIHKSYIISIEKIKMIDGNTVFINDEAIPVGETYKEEFFKVVREGKKQG, from the coding sequence ATGATCCGTTGCCTCGCTGTTGATGATGAATCTTATGCTTCCGATATTATTTCGGCTTTTATTAATAAAACGCCTTTTCTCGAACTGGTAGGTACCACGACAAATGCCTTTGAGGCCTTAAATATGGTACAGGAAGGAAAAGTTGACTTGGTGTTTCTGGATATCCAGATGCCAGAATTAACCGGCATCCAGTTTTTAAAAATATGTGGAGGCAAATGCAAGGTAATTTTAACTACTGCTTATCCCGAATATGCATTGGAGGGCTTTGAACTCGATGTGGTAGATTACCTGTTAAAGCCTATCTCTTACGAGCGGTTTTATAAAGCAGCCCAAAAGGCACAGCAAATCTTAGCTCCTGTACCTACAGCACAGCCCGAAGTGATTCAGCAGCCTGCACCAGGCAACGACTTTATTTTTATAAAAGGAGATACCAAAAATAAATTCATCAAAGTAAATTACGACGATATTTTATACATAGAAGGGCTTAAAAACTATGTTTCGGTGTACACTGCTACTCAGCGGATCATCACCTATCAGGCCCTGCGCGAGCTGGAAACGCAATTGCCAAAACCACCTTTTTACCGGATCCATAAATCGTACATCATTTCTATCGAGAAGATTAAAATGATCGATGGCAATACCGTTTTTATTAACGATGAGGCCATTCCCGTTGGCGAAACTTATAAAGAAGAGTTTTTTAAGGTGGTAAGAGAAGGGAAGAAGCAAGGATAG